One region of Mycolicibacterium lutetiense genomic DNA includes:
- a CDS encoding helix-turn-helix transcriptional regulator, translating to MPLPAFNADSNFIQLNRDILDLPLPQADPYAAAATQEQCRHMLAQRRARSGYAGQVRDRLVQQPGNLPDLEAVASELHMSSRTLRRNLTKEGTSYRSLVDEVRERLADELLATGALSVAEIGRRLGYADTPSFTSAFKRWKGDVPPRTYAKYVRQQSNRGSD from the coding sequence GTGCCGCTGCCCGCGTTCAACGCGGACTCGAACTTCATCCAGTTGAACCGCGACATACTCGACCTGCCCCTCCCGCAGGCAGACCCGTACGCGGCAGCGGCCACCCAAGAGCAATGCCGACACATGCTGGCCCAACGTCGTGCGCGATCCGGGTACGCGGGACAGGTCCGCGATCGATTGGTGCAACAGCCGGGGAATCTGCCCGACTTGGAGGCCGTCGCTTCAGAACTTCACATGAGTTCGCGCACGCTGCGGCGCAACCTCACCAAAGAAGGAACCTCCTACCGGAGCCTCGTCGATGAAGTTCGCGAGCGTCTCGCCGACGAACTCCTCGCCACCGGCGCACTCAGCGTCGCCGAGATCGGCCGACGTTTGGGTTATGCCGACACACCAAGCTTCACCTCCGCCTTCAAGAGATGGAAAGGCGACGTTCCGCCGCGTACATACGCCAAATATGTTCGGCAGCAATCCAACCGAGGCTCAGACTAA
- a CDS encoding esterase family protein — MKVLNKIRGAWMRRLAAGAMAAATLPALIGLAGGSATAGAFSRPGLPVEYLDVFSPSMNRDIRVQFQGGGPHAVYLLDGLRAQDDFSGWDINTPAFEWYNDSGLSVVMPVGGQSSFYTDWYQPSKGNGQDYTYKWETFLTNELPTWLAANRGVSQTGNAVVGISMAGSAALTYAIHHPQQFIYAGTLSGFLNPSEGWWPMLIGLAMNDAGGYNAESMWGPSTDPAWKRNDPMVNINQLVANNTRVWIYCGTGTPSDLDAGTNGGNLLAAQFLEGLTLRTNVTFRDNYIAAGGTNGVFNFPANGTHAWNYWGQQLQQMKPDIQRVLGAQSAT; from the coding sequence ATGAAGGTCCTCAACAAGATTCGCGGAGCGTGGATGCGCCGACTGGCGGCTGGGGCAATGGCAGCCGCCACCCTGCCCGCGCTGATCGGTCTCGCAGGGGGTTCGGCGACCGCTGGTGCATTCTCCCGGCCGGGCCTGCCGGTGGAATACCTCGACGTGTTCTCGCCGTCGATGAACCGCGACATCCGCGTCCAGTTCCAGGGCGGCGGGCCGCACGCGGTCTACCTGCTCGACGGCCTGCGCGCCCAGGACGACTTCAGCGGCTGGGATATCAACACCCCCGCATTCGAGTGGTACAACGATTCGGGCCTGTCGGTGGTCATGCCGGTCGGCGGCCAGTCCAGCTTCTACACCGACTGGTACCAACCCTCGAAGGGCAACGGTCAGGACTACACCTATAAGTGGGAGACCTTCCTGACGAACGAGCTGCCGACCTGGTTGGCCGCCAACCGCGGCGTCTCGCAGACCGGCAACGCCGTCGTCGGCATCTCGATGGCAGGCAGCGCGGCGCTGACCTACGCGATCCATCACCCGCAGCAGTTCATCTATGCCGGAACCCTTTCGGGCTTCCTGAACCCGTCCGAGGGCTGGTGGCCGATGCTGATCGGCCTGGCGATGAACGACGCCGGCGGATACAACGCCGAGAGCATGTGGGGCCCATCGACCGACCCGGCCTGGAAGCGCAATGACCCGATGGTCAACATCAACCAGTTGGTCGCCAACAACACCCGCGTCTGGATCTACTGCGGCACCGGTACCCCGTCGGACCTCGATGCCGGGACCAACGGCGGCAACCTGCTGGCGGCCCAGTTCCTCGAGGGGCTGACCCTGCGCACCAACGTGACGTTCCGGGACAACTACATCGCCGCCGGCGGCACCAACGGGGTGTTCAACTTCCCGGCCAACGGCACGCACGCCTGGAACTACTGGGGACAGCAGCTGCAGCAGATGAAGCCCGATATCCAGCGGGTGCTCGGCGCACAGTCGGCCACCTAG
- a CDS encoding alpha-amylase family protein, translating to MPEPAWIAHAIWWQVYPLGFVGAFPTDQPPSTDEHRLRRIAEWLDHAVQLGASGIALGPIFASRTHGYDTTDHFRIDPRLGDDDDFDHLVAEARQRGLRILLDGVFNHVGTDFARYRQAVEGGPDHPASRWFRRRGKDFRFDTFEGHDELITLDHDEPAVVDHTAAVMRHWLSRGADGWRLDAAYAVPDRFWAQVLPSVRREFPEAWFVGEVIHGDYAATVRASTFDSVTQYELWKAIWSSLNDGNFHELDWALKRHNDFLDTFVPLTFVGNHDVTRIASQLQNSAHLEHALVLLLTSGGTPSIYAGDESAYRGVKEERRGGDDAVRPEFSTPPDDSDALRLHQYLIGLRRRHPWLHTARTAPLLLTNTHYVYRTGAGPESLIVAFNIDDAPLSLSLPDLGVRSGRVIAGSGAPPQDDVTRTGVPPHGWLIIQPH from the coding sequence GTGCCTGAGCCCGCGTGGATCGCGCATGCCATCTGGTGGCAGGTGTATCCGCTGGGCTTCGTCGGTGCGTTTCCCACCGACCAGCCGCCGTCGACCGATGAACACCGGTTGCGCCGGATCGCCGAATGGCTGGATCACGCCGTGCAACTCGGCGCCTCCGGCATCGCGCTCGGGCCGATCTTCGCGTCACGCACCCACGGGTATGACACCACCGACCATTTCCGGATCGACCCACGCCTGGGCGACGACGACGACTTCGACCATCTGGTCGCCGAGGCCCGACAACGCGGACTGCGCATCCTGCTCGACGGGGTGTTCAACCACGTGGGCACCGACTTCGCCCGGTACCGTCAGGCCGTCGAGGGCGGACCGGATCACCCCGCATCCCGCTGGTTTCGCCGCCGCGGCAAGGACTTTCGGTTCGACACATTCGAAGGACACGACGAGCTGATCACGCTCGACCACGATGAGCCCGCAGTGGTGGACCACACCGCCGCCGTGATGCGGCACTGGTTGAGCCGCGGCGCCGACGGCTGGCGCCTCGACGCCGCGTACGCGGTACCCGACCGGTTCTGGGCGCAGGTGTTGCCGTCGGTGCGTCGCGAGTTCCCCGAGGCCTGGTTCGTCGGCGAGGTGATCCACGGCGACTACGCCGCGACCGTCCGCGCCTCCACCTTCGACTCGGTGACCCAGTACGAGCTGTGGAAGGCCATCTGGAGCAGCCTGAACGACGGCAACTTCCACGAGCTGGACTGGGCGCTGAAGCGGCACAACGACTTCCTCGACACCTTCGTACCGCTGACCTTCGTGGGCAACCATGACGTGACCCGGATCGCCAGCCAGTTGCAGAATTCCGCGCACCTCGAACACGCGCTGGTGTTGTTGCTGACCAGCGGTGGAACCCCGAGTATCTATGCCGGCGACGAGTCGGCCTACCGCGGCGTCAAAGAGGAACGTCGCGGTGGCGACGACGCCGTCCGACCGGAATTCTCTACTCCCCCAGATGATTCCGATGCACTACGGCTGCATCAGTATTTGATCGGATTACGCAGGCGCCATCCGTGGCTGCACACGGCGAGGACCGCGCCCTTGCTGCTGACCAACACGCACTACGTCTACCGGACCGGCGCCGGCCCCGAGTCGTTGATCGTCGCGTTCAACATCGACGACGCACCGCTTTCACTGTCGTTGCCCGACCTCGGGGTGAGGTCGGGTCGGGTGATCGCGGGTTCGGGCGCGCCGCCCCAGGACGACGTCACCCGGACCGGGGTTCCGCCACACGGGTGGCTGATCATCCAGCCGCACTGA
- a CDS encoding nucleoside deaminase: protein MAISDNDLGQLRKCVDLAREALDDGDEPFGSILVDHAGTTMFTDRNRVKDGDATQHPEFAIARWAVEHLSPEDRARATVYTSGEHCPMCSAAHAWVGLNRIVYATSSAQLSGWLSEWGVPAGPVAPLPITTVAPGIDVDGPAPELAETMKALYAVRFRA, encoded by the coding sequence GTGGCCATCAGCGACAACGACCTGGGTCAGCTGCGCAAATGTGTCGATTTGGCCCGCGAAGCGCTCGACGACGGCGACGAACCCTTCGGATCGATACTGGTCGATCACGCTGGCACGACGATGTTCACCGACCGCAACAGGGTCAAGGACGGGGACGCCACCCAACATCCCGAATTCGCCATCGCCCGCTGGGCCGTCGAGCACCTGAGCCCCGAGGACCGGGCCCGCGCCACCGTGTACACCTCAGGTGAGCACTGCCCGATGTGCTCCGCCGCGCACGCCTGGGTCGGCCTGAACCGGATCGTCTACGCCACCTCCTCGGCGCAACTGAGCGGCTGGCTGTCCGAATGGGGTGTGCCGGCCGGTCCGGTGGCGCCGCTACCCATCACCACCGTGGCCCCCGGTATCGACGTGGACGGCCCAGCCCCGGAACTGGCCGAGACCATGAAGGCCCTGTACGCGGTGAGGTTTCGTGCCTGA
- a CDS encoding tetratricopeptide repeat protein yields MFGAPVSTRPGSVSTVTDLAETEPYYRLGTYHRPTDTPSPPAQVWFDRGMVWSYAFNHEEAIRCFERALQLDPDFALARWGIAYAVGPNYNKAWDAFDPTDLSTSLARALAELERAATGRASALERDLITALHKRFPTADPDDAEALTAGHADYADAMTALAATHPDDIDVQTLAADALLNVTAWALWDGRTGEPAPGSRVVEAKRILDAALATPAGRQHPGVLHLYIHAMEMSTTPQAAMPAADLLRGLVPDAGHLQHMASHIDVLCGDYRNSVTANLAAVHADRKFVAREGAFNFYSLYRAHDLHFVVYSAMFEGSSQIALDAAEELAAQLTPDVLSVSSPPMADWLEAFVPLRVHVLVRFGRWDDLIAEPLPTDPDLYCTTTATIHYGRGVAYAATGQLEQARAEREKFLSAYRRIPDTRYLFNNTSRDILAIAEQMLNGEIAYREGDYDTSFGYLRRAIELDDALPYDEPWGWMQPTRHAYGALLLEQDHVEEAARVYAADLGLDPTLSRSSHHPNNVWSLHGYHECLSRLGRDAEALIIGQQLELASARADVAIRASCACRLDVAKPCCDGD; encoded by the coding sequence ATGTTCGGCGCTCCGGTGTCGACCCGTCCAGGTAGCGTCAGCACCGTGACGGATCTCGCCGAGACCGAACCGTACTACCGACTCGGGACGTACCACCGTCCGACGGACACCCCCTCACCGCCGGCGCAGGTCTGGTTCGACCGCGGCATGGTCTGGTCCTACGCCTTCAACCACGAAGAGGCCATCCGGTGCTTCGAGCGTGCGTTGCAGCTCGACCCGGATTTCGCCCTCGCCCGCTGGGGTATCGCCTACGCGGTCGGCCCCAACTACAACAAGGCCTGGGACGCGTTCGACCCCACCGACCTGAGCACCTCGCTGGCCCGCGCCCTGGCCGAACTCGAGCGCGCTGCCACGGGCCGCGCCTCGGCGCTGGAGCGCGACCTGATCACCGCTCTGCACAAGCGATTTCCGACCGCCGACCCCGATGACGCGGAGGCCCTGACGGCCGGGCATGCCGACTACGCCGATGCGATGACGGCACTGGCCGCCACCCATCCCGACGACATCGACGTGCAGACACTGGCCGCCGACGCCCTGCTCAACGTGACCGCCTGGGCGTTGTGGGACGGTCGCACCGGTGAGCCCGCACCGGGATCTCGTGTGGTGGAGGCGAAACGGATCCTCGACGCGGCGCTGGCCACCCCTGCCGGACGGCAACACCCGGGGGTGCTGCACCTGTACATCCACGCAATGGAGATGTCGACAACACCGCAGGCAGCAATGCCTGCCGCCGACCTGCTGCGCGGACTGGTTCCCGACGCCGGACATCTGCAACACATGGCCAGCCACATCGACGTACTGTGCGGCGACTACCGCAACTCGGTGACGGCCAACCTCGCTGCGGTACACGCTGACCGGAAATTCGTCGCACGCGAGGGCGCCTTCAACTTCTATTCCTTGTATCGCGCGCACGACCTGCATTTCGTGGTGTATTCGGCCATGTTCGAGGGCAGTTCGCAGATCGCCCTGGACGCGGCCGAGGAACTCGCCGCCCAACTCACCCCCGATGTGCTCTCGGTCTCCTCACCGCCGATGGCCGACTGGCTCGAGGCCTTCGTGCCCCTGCGGGTGCACGTGCTGGTGCGGTTCGGCCGCTGGGACGACCTGATCGCCGAACCGCTGCCCACCGATCCCGACCTGTACTGCACCACCACCGCAACGATCCATTACGGCCGCGGCGTCGCCTACGCGGCCACCGGGCAGCTGGAGCAGGCCCGCGCCGAGCGGGAGAAATTCCTCTCGGCGTACCGGCGCATCCCCGATACGCGCTACCTGTTCAACAACACCAGCCGCGACATCCTGGCCATCGCCGAGCAGATGCTCAACGGCGAAATCGCCTACCGGGAAGGTGATTACGACACCTCGTTCGGCTATTTGCGCCGGGCCATCGAACTGGACGACGCCCTGCCCTACGACGAACCGTGGGGCTGGATGCAGCCGACCCGGCATGCCTACGGTGCGCTCCTGCTCGAACAGGATCATGTCGAGGAGGCCGCCCGCGTCTACGCCGCCGACCTCGGCCTGGACCCCACCCTGAGCCGGTCCAGCCATCATCCGAACAACGTGTGGAGTCTGCACGGCTACCACGAGTGTCTTTCGCGCTTGGGCCGCGACGCCGAGGCGCTCATCATCGGGCAGCAACTCGAGTTGGCATCGGCGCGCGCGGACGTCGCGATCCGCGCGTCCTGCGCCTGCCGACTCGACGTGGCGAAGCCATGCTGTGACGGCGACTGA
- a CDS encoding PaaI family thioesterase gives MPGYTHVEGLSSADVQRLRSVWAPLADSVRALIDASIRSEVDADEVAAVQAQIDAATARLQAKQIDGPFGVRFTSDGDRMPWGNPAIGIRNPIAPPLVIVKDPDGGVRTDFHLGAPYEGPPGHVHGGMVAMVLDHVLGEVAASDSDRPRFTGTLTIRYLRATPLGDLHAEGRITRTDGIKAFASGHVSDAQGITAEAEGVFILPKWARS, from the coding sequence ATGCCGGGTTATACCCATGTCGAGGGTCTCAGTTCCGCGGACGTGCAGCGTCTGCGGTCGGTGTGGGCACCGCTGGCCGATTCCGTGCGGGCACTGATTGATGCCTCGATCCGTTCGGAGGTCGACGCCGACGAGGTCGCGGCCGTGCAGGCCCAGATCGATGCGGCGACCGCGCGGTTGCAGGCCAAACAGATCGACGGGCCGTTCGGCGTCCGGTTCACCTCGGACGGCGACCGGATGCCGTGGGGCAACCCGGCGATCGGCATCCGCAATCCGATCGCACCGCCCCTGGTGATCGTCAAGGATCCCGACGGTGGCGTGCGAACCGACTTCCACCTCGGTGCGCCCTACGAGGGGCCACCTGGTCACGTGCACGGGGGCATGGTGGCGATGGTGCTCGATCATGTGTTGGGGGAGGTGGCTGCCAGCGACTCCGATCGCCCGCGGTTCACCGGCACCCTGACCATCCGTTATCTGCGGGCCACCCCGCTGGGTGATCTGCACGCCGAGGGGCGGATCACCCGCACGGACGGGATCAAAGCCTTTGCCTCCGGCCATGTTTCCGATGCCCAGGGAATCACCGCCGAGGCCGAAGGGGTGTTCATCCTGCCGAAATGGGCGCGCAGCTAA
- a CDS encoding FUSC family protein yields the protein MHTGGQAADALRLNIPDAGAVTRSLIGVLAVTAVALAWGSGATAMWTLGGGVIAGAIALQRSPGGRVPLVVTGSVELAIAVLLGTLVGGYSPVFIAVVALWCFAAGMQWSLGANSGLVASAASALLVLAPPIPPTLGQSLLAPTLVIVAGVVQAALIAVWPPRRWRAQRHGLTRAYQSLAGDARKVAADCTATVDDSPLTWLREVFADSQVSQRPRAYHGGFRLPERLAGTLAALRATADRDDPTDDTNPGDTGLPQLLTAAAVLLDAIADHGHTARRDAEHALVRVQTAAAAVTGPEAALAQRFCEQLREAAVLRFGRLHRPDLIGSLASAPAVVRSHLTWTSPILRHAIRLSVTAALAVAAARYSGLEHGYWMPLAAVVVLRPETAHTYTRCAGRIAGLGVGIIVASAITLVWQPGPIGSAICALLFVGLAYGVAQFGYLPVGAAVGAIVMFAVGVSASAPWSGDTDRLFAMMIGGALAVMAHVALPDHALIRLRQRAGELLMTEIDYAALVIKAFVHEIDHPAEILSAAWQRAFRARAAFEAAWGATSLEPPLLRRWLRSYRSALNSVTSACTTLENSLPTHPSSALHGEFIAAVDDYVEALRGAPPSPAVPWSLDTAELSAALRRVHNVASTLSADNGAARILIGELTTITRSLQDIAIDRVEPAGDSR from the coding sequence GTGCACACAGGTGGACAGGCAGCCGACGCCCTCCGGCTCAATATTCCTGACGCCGGTGCGGTGACCCGAAGCCTGATCGGCGTTCTGGCGGTGACTGCGGTCGCCCTGGCATGGGGTTCCGGCGCGACAGCGATGTGGACGCTGGGCGGCGGCGTGATCGCCGGTGCGATCGCGCTGCAGCGCAGTCCCGGCGGCCGGGTGCCGCTGGTGGTCACCGGGTCCGTGGAGTTGGCGATCGCGGTGCTGCTGGGCACCCTCGTCGGCGGCTACAGTCCCGTCTTCATCGCGGTGGTTGCCCTGTGGTGCTTCGCCGCGGGCATGCAGTGGTCGCTGGGTGCCAACTCCGGCCTGGTGGCCTCCGCGGCCAGCGCGTTGCTGGTGCTGGCGCCACCGATCCCACCGACGCTGGGGCAGTCGCTGTTGGCACCCACCCTGGTCATCGTCGCCGGAGTGGTCCAGGCGGCGCTGATCGCCGTGTGGCCGCCGCGGCGCTGGCGCGCCCAGCGCCACGGGCTGACCCGGGCCTACCAGTCGTTGGCCGGCGACGCCCGCAAGGTCGCAGCCGATTGCACCGCGACCGTCGACGACTCCCCGCTCACGTGGCTGCGAGAGGTGTTCGCCGACAGTCAGGTGAGTCAACGGCCACGGGCCTACCACGGCGGATTTCGCCTCCCGGAGCGCCTCGCCGGCACCCTGGCCGCGTTGCGCGCCACCGCTGACCGTGACGACCCGACCGACGACACGAACCCGGGCGACACCGGACTTCCCCAACTTCTGACCGCCGCGGCGGTGCTGCTCGACGCGATCGCCGACCACGGTCACACCGCACGCCGCGACGCCGAGCATGCCCTGGTGCGGGTTCAGACCGCCGCTGCCGCCGTGACCGGACCCGAAGCGGCTCTGGCACAACGCTTCTGCGAACAGCTGCGCGAGGCCGCGGTGCTGAGGTTCGGCCGCCTGCACCGGCCCGACCTGATCGGCTCGCTGGCCTCGGCGCCCGCCGTCGTCCGGTCACACCTGACCTGGACCTCGCCGATCCTGCGCCACGCCATCCGACTGTCGGTGACCGCCGCGCTGGCGGTGGCAGCGGCCCGCTACAGCGGGCTGGAGCACGGCTACTGGATGCCCCTGGCCGCCGTGGTGGTGCTGCGGCCGGAAACGGCGCACACCTACACGCGGTGTGCCGGGCGGATCGCCGGACTCGGCGTCGGCATCATCGTTGCCTCGGCCATCACGCTTGTGTGGCAACCCGGCCCGATCGGTTCGGCGATATGCGCGCTGCTGTTCGTCGGGCTGGCCTACGGCGTCGCACAGTTCGGCTATCTCCCGGTCGGCGCGGCGGTGGGCGCGATCGTCATGTTCGCGGTCGGGGTGAGCGCGTCCGCGCCGTGGTCGGGTGACACCGACCGACTGTTCGCCATGATGATCGGCGGCGCCCTGGCCGTGATGGCCCACGTAGCGCTGCCCGACCACGCCCTCATCCGGCTGCGCCAGCGCGCCGGTGAACTGCTGATGACCGAGATCGACTACGCCGCACTCGTGATCAAGGCATTCGTGCACGAAATCGACCATCCTGCCGAGATCCTCTCGGCGGCGTGGCAACGGGCCTTCCGGGCCCGTGCGGCGTTCGAGGCCGCGTGGGGCGCCACCAGCCTCGAACCGCCGCTCCTGCGACGCTGGTTGCGGTCCTACCGCTCCGCATTGAATTCGGTGACCAGCGCGTGCACCACGCTGGAGAACAGCCTGCCGACACATCCCTCGTCGGCCCTGCACGGCGAGTTCATCGCTGCGGTGGACGACTACGTGGAGGCCCTGCGCGGCGCGCCACCGAGCCCCGCGGTGCCGTGGAGCCTGGACACCGCCGAACTGTCGGCCGCATTGCGGAGGGTCCACAACGTGGCATCGACGTTGTCTGCCGACAACGGCGCGGCGCGCATTCTGATCGGCGAACTGACCACGATCACCCGCAGCCTGCAGGACATCGCCATCGATCGCGTGGAACCCGCAGGTGATTCGCGTTAG
- a CDS encoding enoyl-CoA hydratase/isomerase family protein — protein MTLLIEDNNRVRTLTLNRPDALNAFNEALYDATTVALRAAAEDPDVAVVLLTGAGRGFSAGNDLVEMQARIANPESTPGEHGFYGMLEVLADFPKPLICAVNGVGVGIGATILGFADLAFMSSSARLKCPFTSLGVAPEAASSYLMPRMLGRQNAAWLLMSSEWVSAAEAREMGLVWKVCEPDDLLSEARGYAEILAAKPISSLIAVKQAMVAPIRDQISAAVEREKALFAELVGAAANVDALAQFADRKG, from the coding sequence ATGACCCTGCTGATCGAGGACAACAATCGGGTTCGCACGCTGACCCTCAACCGTCCCGACGCGCTCAACGCGTTCAACGAGGCGCTGTACGACGCGACGACGGTCGCCCTGCGTGCCGCTGCCGAGGATCCCGACGTGGCGGTGGTGCTGCTGACCGGGGCCGGCCGGGGATTCAGCGCGGGCAATGACCTCGTCGAGATGCAGGCCCGCATCGCCAACCCGGAATCCACCCCCGGTGAGCACGGGTTCTACGGGATGCTCGAGGTGCTCGCGGATTTCCCGAAACCGTTGATCTGTGCGGTCAATGGGGTCGGTGTGGGTATCGGCGCCACCATCCTCGGGTTCGCAGACCTGGCGTTCATGTCGTCCTCGGCCCGGTTGAAGTGTCCCTTCACCAGCCTTGGGGTGGCCCCCGAGGCGGCTTCGTCGTATCTGATGCCGCGAATGCTCGGCAGGCAGAACGCCGCCTGGCTGCTGATGTCCTCGGAGTGGGTGAGTGCGGCCGAGGCCCGCGAGATGGGTCTGGTGTGGAAGGTCTGCGAGCCCGACGATCTGCTGAGTGAGGCCAGGGGATACGCCGAAATCCTGGCAGCCAAGCCGATTTCGAGCCTGATAGCCGTCAAGCAGGCGATGGTGGCACCGATTCGCGACCAGATCTCGGCGGCCGTGGAGCGGGAGAAGGCGTTGTTCGCCGAACTCGTAGGTGCGGCGGCCAACGTCGACGCATTGGCTCAGTTCGCCGATCGTAAGGGCTAG
- a CDS encoding (2Fe-2S)-binding protein: protein MFVCLCTGATSQVVTEIVESGATTSKAVAEACGAGADCGRCRRTIRAIIAAHQAAEGCPNQSNGCPSRATH from the coding sequence ATGTTCGTCTGCCTGTGCACGGGGGCGACCAGTCAGGTCGTCACCGAGATCGTCGAGTCCGGCGCCACCACCTCCAAAGCGGTGGCGGAGGCCTGCGGCGCCGGCGCCGACTGCGGACGGTGCCGACGCACCATCCGCGCCATCATCGCCGCCCATCAGGCGGCTGAGGGGTGCCCCAACCAGTCCAACGGTTGCCCGTCACGGGCCACCCACTAG